A section of the Parasteatoda tepidariorum isolate YZ-2023 chromosome 6, CAS_Ptep_4.0, whole genome shotgun sequence genome encodes:
- the LOC107453910 gene encoding sn-1-specific diacylglycerol lipase ABHD11, with product MKLSYQIVSPPPDKARDSLSPVVLLHGRMDSKKTWRHLAPQIAEKTGRKVYCLDARNHGESPWSNVMDYDALVQDLQEFLSEQNLNRIIIVGHSMGGRTAMFFALKKPEMVEKLLIEDMVASCYSSLAKISVLQMLNLLRQSLHAIPDDADELTAKRVVAEYIKSQLPPEVTEKRKSSLFDLDTMPIKREDNKYKWQANLDVLEEFLNSDRNNKPMHGIYYGEALFLYGTESFFNVPDDQTINHFFPKAVKVPVQSAGHLVHQDCPDEFVHHVIKFINNGDNNAI from the exons ATGAAACTGTCCTACCAAATAGTGTCTCCTCCACCTGATAAGGCGAGGGATTCATTGTCTCCCGTTGTCCTTCTGCACGGGAGGATGGATTCCAAAAAAACTTGGAGACATCTGGCTCCTCAGATAGCAGAGAAGACAGGAAGAAAG GTGTACTGCCTAGATGCAAGGAATCACGGTGAGAGTCCATGGAGCAATGTCATGGATTACGATGCGCTCGTCCAGGACTTACAGGAATTTCTGTCAGAACAGAATCTCAACAGAATCATAATCGTCGGTCACAGCATGGGTGGGAGGACAGCCATGTTTTTTGCGCTCAAAAag CCGGAAATGGTAGAGAAACTGCTGATCGAAGATATGGTAGCCTCGTGCTACAGTTCTTTGGCGAAAATATCTGTCCTGCAGATGCTGAACCTTCTTCGTCAATCCTTGCATGCCATTCCTGATGATGCCGATGAGTTGACGGCAAAAAGAGTTGTTGCTGAATACATCAAATCACAATTGCCACCA GAAGTGACAGAGAAGAGGAAATCATCTTTATTCGATTTGGACACGATGCCCATCAAGAGGGAGGACAACAAATACAAATGGCAAGCCAATCTCGATGTTCTGGAAGAATTTCTGAATTCGGACAGAAATAATAAGCCCATGCACGGAATCTATTATGGGGAAGCTCTTTTCTTATACGGAACCGAATCATTTTTCAATGT tCCCGATGACCAAACCATcaaccatttttttccaaaagctGTCAAAGTACCTGTTCAAAGTGCCGGACATTTGGTGCATCAAGATTGTCCTGATGAATTTGTGCACCATgtgataaaattcattaataatggTGATAATAATGCAATATGA
- the LOC107453897 gene encoding sn-1-specific diacylglycerol lipase ABHD11-like isoform X1 has translation MKLAFDVYKPNIKEETFLNPIVLLHSIMETKSTWKPIAQPLAQRTGRQVYAYDARNHGDSPWIGEYTMDALVDDLDKFLREHSFLKVILIGHSVGGKVAISFTLRNPERVEKLIVEDVPVRNFRHRLHNLVPTALKMVKLLIEDFKEINDRALAERHMRELAKRFSHLLVVTPERIDSYNIDCIPAKWNGNNYQLDVNIDVVVDSLRLNKLQSDLTGRYTGYALFIIGGASQFKADQDPSIEEFFPGAARVVFKDAGHFIHQTFPEEYLTEVVNFILKDKSTRSKY, from the exons atgaaaCTAGCATTCGATGTCTACAAACCAAATATCAAAGAAGAAACCTTTTTGAATCCGATTGTTCTTCTGCATTCTATAATGGAAACGAAAAGCACTTGGAAGCCAATAGCTCAACCACTTGCTCAACGCACTGGAAGACAA GTTTATGCTTACGATGCCCGGAATCATGGAGATAGCCCGTGGATTGGAGAATACACTATGGATGCTTTGGTTGATGATTTGGATAAATTCTTACGGGAACATTCCTTTTTAAAAGTCATACTGATAGGACACAGTGTGGGCGGAAAAGTCGCCATCAGTTTTACTCTCAGAAAT CCTGAAAGAGTGGAGAAGTTGATCGTAGAAGATGTACCCGTTCGTAATTTCAGACATCGACTGCATAATCTTGTACCGACAGCTCTCAAGATGGTGAAACTGCTAATTGAAGACTTCAAGGAAATCAACGACAGAGCACTGGCAGAGAGACACATGAGGGAACTGGCAAAGCGATTTTCTCActta CTGGTTGTCACTCCAGAGAGAATTGATTCATACAATATTGATTGTATACCTGCCAAATGGAATGGAAACAACTATCAATTGGACGTTAATATCGATGTTGTAGTTGATTCTCTGCGCCTTAATAAACTGCAAAGTGATTTAACAGGAAGATACACTGGATATGCCTTGTTTATCATCGGAGGGGCATCACAGTTCAAAGC TGATCAAGATCCATCCATTGAAGAATTCTTCCCAGGTGCTGCCAGAGTGGTATTCAAAGATGCCGGACATTTTATTCATCAAACATTCCCGGAAGAATATCTGACTGAAGTCGTCAATTTCATTCTTAAAGACAAATCAACGAGATCCAAATATTGA
- the LOC107453897 gene encoding sn-1-specific diacylglycerol lipase ABHD11-like isoform X2, with product MKLAFDVYKPNIKEETFLNPIVLLHSIMETKSTWKPIAQPLAQRTGRQVYAYDARNHGDSPWIGEYTMDALVDDLDKFLREHSFLKVILIGHSVGGKVAISFTLRNPERVEKLIVEDVPVRNFRHRLHNLVPTALKMVKLLIEDFKEINDRALAERHMRELAKRFSHLLVVTPERIDSYNIDCIPAKWNGNNYQLDVNIDVVVDSLRLNKLQSDLTGRYTGYALFIIGGASQFKA from the exons atgaaaCTAGCATTCGATGTCTACAAACCAAATATCAAAGAAGAAACCTTTTTGAATCCGATTGTTCTTCTGCATTCTATAATGGAAACGAAAAGCACTTGGAAGCCAATAGCTCAACCACTTGCTCAACGCACTGGAAGACAA GTTTATGCTTACGATGCCCGGAATCATGGAGATAGCCCGTGGATTGGAGAATACACTATGGATGCTTTGGTTGATGATTTGGATAAATTCTTACGGGAACATTCCTTTTTAAAAGTCATACTGATAGGACACAGTGTGGGCGGAAAAGTCGCCATCAGTTTTACTCTCAGAAAT CCTGAAAGAGTGGAGAAGTTGATCGTAGAAGATGTACCCGTTCGTAATTTCAGACATCGACTGCATAATCTTGTACCGACAGCTCTCAAGATGGTGAAACTGCTAATTGAAGACTTCAAGGAAATCAACGACAGAGCACTGGCAGAGAGACACATGAGGGAACTGGCAAAGCGATTTTCTCActta CTGGTTGTCACTCCAGAGAGAATTGATTCATACAATATTGATTGTATACCTGCCAAATGGAATGGAAACAACTATCAATTGGACGTTAATATCGATGTTGTAGTTGATTCTCTGCGCCTTAATAAACTGCAAAGTGATTTAACAGGAAGATACACTGGATATGCCTTGTTTATCATCGGAGGGGCATCACAGTTCAAAGCGTAG